One part of the Solanum dulcamara chromosome 3, daSolDulc1.2, whole genome shotgun sequence genome encodes these proteins:
- the LOC129881969 gene encoding cytochrome P450 94C1-like: MASTTNFLVFFLFIIFFSLLFLLCYFVRLKFLCKCEICQCYITSSWYPQFTNLCDWYTHLLQKSPTRTIHIHVLGNTITANPKNVEYMLKTRFENFPKGKIFSTILGDFLGRGIFNVDGDSWRFQRKMASLELGRNSITSYAFEVINNEIQNRLLPLLANNKDEILDLQDVFRRFSFDCICRFSFGLDPKCLELSLPISQFAISFDLASQLSAKRAMHVSPIVWKIKRFFNIGSERKLKKALKLINILAQEVIRQRRKLGFSNHRDLLSRFMQGDVVNETYLRDIVISFLLAGRDTVASASTSLFWLLTKNPQVAEKIREEANEVLGQNQELTNCEQMGDLHYLQASVYESMRLYPPIQFDSKFCLDDDLLPDGTFVKKGTRVTYHPYAMGRMEELWGVDYLEFKPERWINKDGVFFQENPFKYPVFQAGVRVCLGKEMALVELKSMTLSFLRRFNVELAHPSHHTPRFSPGLTASFCGGLPVFVREIKSTT; encoded by the coding sequence ATGGCCTCTACTACTAATTTCCTGgtcttttttctctttatcaTCTTTTTTTCCTTGTTATTTCTCCTTTGCTATTTTGTGAGACTAAAGTTTTTGTGCAAATGTGAAATTTGTCAATGTTACATTACCTCAAGTTGGTACCCTCAATTCACAAATTTGTGTGATTGGTATACTCATCTTCTTCAAAAATCCCCTACTAGAACAATTCACATACATGTTCTTGGTAACACCATTACCGCGAACCCTAAAAACGTCGAGTACATGCTCAaaacaagatttgagaatttcccaaaagggaaaattttctcaacaatcTTAGGTGATTTTCTTGGTAGAGGCATCTTCAATGTGGATGGGGATTCATGGAGATTTCAAAGGAAAATGGCTAGTCTTGAACTTGGACGAAATTCAATAACTTCATATGCATTTGAAGTAATCAACAATGAAATCCAAAATAGGCTTCTCCCATTATTAGCTAATAATAAAGATGAGATTTTGGATTTACAAGATGTTTTTAGGAGATTTTCTTTTGATTGTATTTGTAGATTTTCCTTTGGATTAGATCCAAAGTGTTTGGAATTGTCACTACCAATTTCACAATTTGCTATCTCTTTTGACTTAGCATCACAATTATCAGCTAAAAGAGCTATGCATGTGTCTCCAATTGTTTGGAAAATCAAGAGATTTTTCAACATAGGGAGTGAAAGGAAGTTGAAAAAAGCCCTCAAATTGATCAACATACTAGCACAAGAAGTTATAAGGCAACGTCGAAAATTAGGGTTTTCAAATCATAGGGATCTTCTATCAAGATTCATGCAGGGGGATGTTGTCAATGAGACTTACTTAAGAGATATTGTGATTAGCTTCCTCTTAGCTGGACGTGACACGGTGGCATCTGCATCAACAAGCTTGTTTTGGCTACTCACGAAAAATCCACAAGTAGCTGAGAAAATTAGAGAAGAAGCAAATGAAGTTCTTGGACAAAATCAAGAACTCACAAATTGTGAACAAATGGGAGATCTTCATTATTTGCAAGCAAGTGTTTATGAAAGTATGAGACTTTATCCTCCAATCCAATTTGATTCAAAGTTTTGTTTGGATGATGATCTTTTACCTGATGGGACTTTTGTTAAAAAGGGAACGAGGGTTACTTATCATCCTTATGCTATGGGAAGAATGGAAGAATTATGGGGTGTTgattatttagaattcaagccAGAGAGATGGATTAATAAAGACGGtgttttttttcaagaaaatcctTTTAAGTATCCGGTTTTTCAAGCTGGGGTAAGAGTTTGTTTGGGTAAAGAAATGGCTCTTGTTGAGCTTAAAAGTATGACTCTTTCATTCCTTCGAAGATTTAACGTTGAATTAGCTCATCCATCACACCACACCCCTCGATTCTCTCCTGGTTTGACTGCCTCATTTTGTGGCGGTTTGCCAGTGTTTGTCAGAGAAATTAAGAGTACTACTTAA
- the LOC129882136 gene encoding probable uridine nucleosidase 1 isoform X1, whose protein sequence is MSICDGDLVASNNSFAKQREKIIIDTDPGIDDSMTILMAFQTPEVEIIGLTTIFGNVTTKDATRNALLLCEAAGYPDVPVAEGSPEPLKRGEPRVADFVHGSDGLGNLFLPSPNSKKIDKSASEFLVEKVSEYPGEVSILALGPLTNLALAVKRDSTFASKVKRVVVLGGSFFALGNVNPAAEANIYGDPEAADVVFTSGANIDVVGINITTQVKLKDADLEELKQSEGKHAKFVCNMCKFYRDWHVKSDGVYGIFLHDPVSFVALVRPELFTFKKGVVRVETQGICVGHTLLDQGLKKWNTSNPWTEYSPVSVAWTVDVDEVLDYIKKTLMKP, encoded by the exons TTGTGATGGTGATTTGGTGGCTTCAAACAATTCTTTTGCTAAGCAACGTGAAAAGATCATCATTGACACTGATCCTGGTATTG ATGACAGTATGACAATACTAATGGCATTTCAGACACCGGAAGTTGAGATCATAGGCTTGACTACAATCTTTGGCAACGTTACTACAAAAGATGCTACACGAAATGCATTACTTTTG TGTGAAGCTGCAGGATATCCGGATGTTCCCGTGGCAGAGGGTAGCCCTGAACCTCTGAAg AGAGGGGAACCACGTGTTGCAGACTTTGTTCATGGTTCAGATGGATTAGGCAACTTATTTTTACCTTCTCCAAATTCAAAGAAAATCGACAAATCTGCATCTGAATTTTTGGTAGAAAAAGTTTCTGAATATCCTGGTGAAGTATCTATACTTGCACTGGGACCATTGACAAACTTGGCTTTG GCTGTCAAGAGGGACTCAACCTTTGCAAGCAAGGTGAAGAGAGTGGTTGTACTCGGTGGTTCCTTCTTTGCTTTAGGAAATGTTAATCCTGCTGCCGAAGCAAAT ATATATGGGGACCCTGAGGCTGCTGATGTTGTGTTTACGTCGGGGGCAAATATTGATGTTGTAGGCATCAACATTACAACACAAGTCAAATTGAAAG ATGCTGATCTTGAAGAACTAAAGCAATCCGAAGGGAAACACGCTAAATTTGTGTGCAATATGTGCAAATTTTACCGTGATTGGCACGTGAAATCAGACGGTGTCTATG GAATTTTCCTACACGATCCTGTTAGTTTTGTCGCACTTGTTCGGCCGGAACTCTTCACCTTCAAGAAAGGCGTCGTGAGGGTTGAGACACAGGGCATCTGCGTCGGGCACACCTTGTTGGACCAAGGACTAAAGAA GTGGAATACGAGCAATCCTTGGACGGAATATTCCCCGGTTTCAGTTGCGTGGACAGTTGATGTGGACGAAGTTCTGGATTATATAAAGAAAACATTAATGAAACCGTGA
- the LOC129882136 gene encoding uridine nucleosidase 1 isoform X2 codes for MSICDGDLVASNNSFAKQREKIIIDTDPDDSMTILMAFQTPEVEIIGLTTIFGNVTTKDATRNALLLCEAAGYPDVPVAEGSPEPLKRGEPRVADFVHGSDGLGNLFLPSPNSKKIDKSASEFLVEKVSEYPGEVSILALGPLTNLALAVKRDSTFASKVKRVVVLGGSFFALGNVNPAAEANIYGDPEAADVVFTSGANIDVVGINITTQVKLKDADLEELKQSEGKHAKFVCNMCKFYRDWHVKSDGVYGIFLHDPVSFVALVRPELFTFKKGVVRVETQGICVGHTLLDQGLKKWNTSNPWTEYSPVSVAWTVDVDEVLDYIKKTLMKP; via the exons TTGTGATGGTGATTTGGTGGCTTCAAACAATTCTTTTGCTAAGCAACGTGAAAAGATCATCATTGACACTGATCCTG ATGACAGTATGACAATACTAATGGCATTTCAGACACCGGAAGTTGAGATCATAGGCTTGACTACAATCTTTGGCAACGTTACTACAAAAGATGCTACACGAAATGCATTACTTTTG TGTGAAGCTGCAGGATATCCGGATGTTCCCGTGGCAGAGGGTAGCCCTGAACCTCTGAAg AGAGGGGAACCACGTGTTGCAGACTTTGTTCATGGTTCAGATGGATTAGGCAACTTATTTTTACCTTCTCCAAATTCAAAGAAAATCGACAAATCTGCATCTGAATTTTTGGTAGAAAAAGTTTCTGAATATCCTGGTGAAGTATCTATACTTGCACTGGGACCATTGACAAACTTGGCTTTG GCTGTCAAGAGGGACTCAACCTTTGCAAGCAAGGTGAAGAGAGTGGTTGTACTCGGTGGTTCCTTCTTTGCTTTAGGAAATGTTAATCCTGCTGCCGAAGCAAAT ATATATGGGGACCCTGAGGCTGCTGATGTTGTGTTTACGTCGGGGGCAAATATTGATGTTGTAGGCATCAACATTACAACACAAGTCAAATTGAAAG ATGCTGATCTTGAAGAACTAAAGCAATCCGAAGGGAAACACGCTAAATTTGTGTGCAATATGTGCAAATTTTACCGTGATTGGCACGTGAAATCAGACGGTGTCTATG GAATTTTCCTACACGATCCTGTTAGTTTTGTCGCACTTGTTCGGCCGGAACTCTTCACCTTCAAGAAAGGCGTCGTGAGGGTTGAGACACAGGGCATCTGCGTCGGGCACACCTTGTTGGACCAAGGACTAAAGAA GTGGAATACGAGCAATCCTTGGACGGAATATTCCCCGGTTTCAGTTGCGTGGACAGTTGATGTGGACGAAGTTCTGGATTATATAAAGAAAACATTAATGAAACCGTGA
- the LOC129882137 gene encoding GDSL esterase/lipase At5g03610-like isoform X2 — MKLSNFFIFSFLFITGFLWGVQVDGSRHHHHHDHYKNSHNNPKNYKNEQKRNQIYGFKPTKLFVFGDSYADTGNNRKSVANSWKQPYGVTFPGKPAGRFSDGRVLTDYLARFLGVKSPVPYRWMKYATKRLRYGINFAYGGTGVFNTRVPEPNMTTQIDFFQKLMAESVYTKADIVQSSLFLLSLAGNDYGAYLSKGGTVQDIPAFITSVVNQLVVNMKRVNKLGAKKIAVTSLEPLGCLPQTTILNSFQQCNATENIAVDLHNSLLQQAVAKLNNETMGSTFVILDLFSSFNSVLESKGVPGSMRFETPLKPCCMGISNKYSCGSMNEKGEKMYTVCNDPKSAFFWDTVHPTEAGWHAVYTSLKSTLTQKIL; from the exons ATGAAGCTCTCTAACTTCTTCATTTTCTCCTTCCTCTTCATCACAG GGTTTTTATGGGGTGTTCAAGTTGACGGTTCACGTCATCACCATCACCATGACCATTACAAAAATAGCCACAATAAcccaaaaaattacaaaaatgaacaaaaaaggAACCAAATTTATGGTTTTAAACCAacaaagttgtttgtatttgGGGATTCATATGCTGATACAGGTAATAACAGAAAATCAGTGGCTAATTCTTGGAAACAACCTTATGGTGTCACTTTTCCCGGCAAGCCCGCCGGCAGGTTTTCCGATGGACGTGTTCTCACTGATTACTTAg CAAGATTCTTGGGAGTGAAGTCACCAGTACCATATAGATGGATGAAATATGCAACAAAAAGGCTAAGATATGGAATTAATTTTGCCTATGGAGGAACTGGTGTTTTTAATACTAGAGTTCCAGAGCCAAATATGACAACTCAAAttgattttttccaaaaattgatGGCTGAATCAGTTTACACAAAGGCAGATATTGTGCAATCTTCATTGTTCTTGCTTTCTCTTGCTGGAAATGACTATGGTGCTTACCTTTCTAAGGGTGGTACAGTTCAG GATATTCCTGCCTTCATAACTAGTGTGGTAAATCAACTAGTTGTAAACATGAAAAGAGTCAATAAATTGGGTGCCAAAAAAATAGCAGTGACATCATTGGAGCCATTAGGATGTCTTCCACAAACCACAATTTTGAATTCATTTCAACAATGCAATGCTACTGAGAATATTGCTGTGGATCTTCACAATTCCCTATTGCAACAAGCTGTGGCAAAATTGAACAATGAGACAATGGGTTCAACTTTTGTGATTCTTGATCTTTTTAGTTCTTTCAATTCTGTGCTGGAAAGTAAAGGAGTGCCAG GAAGTATGAGGTTCGAGACGCCATTAAAGCCATGTTGTATGGGAATAAGCAATAAATATTCATGTGGAAGTATGAATGAGAAAGGTGAAAAGATGTATACAGTATGCAATGATCCAAAATCTGCATTTTTTTGGGACACAGTTCATCCTACTGAAGCTGGATGGCATGCTGTTTATACTTCTTTGAAATCTACTCTTACTCAAAAAATCctctag
- the LOC129882137 gene encoding GDSL esterase/lipase At5g03610-like isoform X1: protein MKLSNFFIFSFLFITGFLWGVQVDGSRHHHHHDHYKNSHNNPKNYKNEQKRNQIYGFKPTKLFVFGDSYADTGNNRKSVANSWKQPYGVTFPGKPAGRFSDGRVLTDYLARFLGVKSPVPYRWMKYATKRLRYGINFAYGGTGVFNTRVPEPNMTTQIDFFQKLMAESVYTKADIVQSSLFLLSLAGNDYGAYLSKGGTVQDIPAFITSVVNQLVVNMKRVNKLGAKKIAVTSLEPLGCLPQTTILNSFQQCNATENIAVDLHNSLLQQAVAKLNNETMGSTFVILDLFSSFNSVLESKGVPAGSMRFETPLKPCCMGISNKYSCGSMNEKGEKMYTVCNDPKSAFFWDTVHPTEAGWHAVYTSLKSTLTQKIL, encoded by the exons ATGAAGCTCTCTAACTTCTTCATTTTCTCCTTCCTCTTCATCACAG GGTTTTTATGGGGTGTTCAAGTTGACGGTTCACGTCATCACCATCACCATGACCATTACAAAAATAGCCACAATAAcccaaaaaattacaaaaatgaacaaaaaaggAACCAAATTTATGGTTTTAAACCAacaaagttgtttgtatttgGGGATTCATATGCTGATACAGGTAATAACAGAAAATCAGTGGCTAATTCTTGGAAACAACCTTATGGTGTCACTTTTCCCGGCAAGCCCGCCGGCAGGTTTTCCGATGGACGTGTTCTCACTGATTACTTAg CAAGATTCTTGGGAGTGAAGTCACCAGTACCATATAGATGGATGAAATATGCAACAAAAAGGCTAAGATATGGAATTAATTTTGCCTATGGAGGAACTGGTGTTTTTAATACTAGAGTTCCAGAGCCAAATATGACAACTCAAAttgattttttccaaaaattgatGGCTGAATCAGTTTACACAAAGGCAGATATTGTGCAATCTTCATTGTTCTTGCTTTCTCTTGCTGGAAATGACTATGGTGCTTACCTTTCTAAGGGTGGTACAGTTCAG GATATTCCTGCCTTCATAACTAGTGTGGTAAATCAACTAGTTGTAAACATGAAAAGAGTCAATAAATTGGGTGCCAAAAAAATAGCAGTGACATCATTGGAGCCATTAGGATGTCTTCCACAAACCACAATTTTGAATTCATTTCAACAATGCAATGCTACTGAGAATATTGCTGTGGATCTTCACAATTCCCTATTGCAACAAGCTGTGGCAAAATTGAACAATGAGACAATGGGTTCAACTTTTGTGATTCTTGATCTTTTTAGTTCTTTCAATTCTGTGCTGGAAAGTAAAGGAGTGCCAG caGGAAGTATGAGGTTCGAGACGCCATTAAAGCCATGTTGTATGGGAATAAGCAATAAATATTCATGTGGAAGTATGAATGAGAAAGGTGAAAAGATGTATACAGTATGCAATGATCCAAAATCTGCATTTTTTTGGGACACAGTTCATCCTACTGAAGCTGGATGGCATGCTGTTTATACTTCTTTGAAATCTACTCTTACTCAAAAAATCctctag